Genomic DNA from Chanos chanos chromosome 6, fChaCha1.1, whole genome shotgun sequence:
tgttcactgtctgtgttcacCCAGTCTTAAAATTAGACAACAGAGTTAAATAATTTCATATTgcattacattcacacacagagacatgtgggGGAAACTCGGAGGAAATCCCAACAgagaatcaaagagagagagaaaaagctacaggagctgagacaggcgGTGGCCTCCGTCAGGGTGAGTGTGGAGCAAAGGAGAGGCCTAAGTGAGAGCTGAGTGAAATGTATGATTGTAATCGACCCCTcccctctgtatgtgtgtgtgtgtgtgtgtgtgtgtgtgatctaacagcgctctgcacaggcagcagtggaggacagtgagaggatcttcACCGAGCTGATCCGCTCCATTGAGAAAAGGCGTCGTGAGatgacagagctgatcagagatcaggagaagagtgaattgaGTCGGGCTGAAGGAGTCCTGGAGCGACTGGAGCAAGAGATTGttgatctgaggaggagagacactgagctggagcagctttcacacacagaggatcacatccatttcctcaaggtaacagtggaggacaaagtgttctccaaaacaacactgtttggTTTCAGCTCAGTAAAATGAGTGGTAGCTGTGTAAAGCTTTATCTCTCTGTATCAGgacaaaacatatttatcatATGACACTACAGCTCTTAACTCAACATCTATCCATATTTATACATGAATATCCAcctggatgtgtgtttgtgttggtgtgtgtgtgtgtgtgtgtgtgtgtgtgcagacattttcttctgtctgtgcCTCTCCTGGATCTGAGGACTTTCCCTGCATCACTGTTAGTCCACACCTCTCATTCGAGGATGTCGGAAGATCTatctctcagctgaaagagcgGCTGGAAAGTTTCTGTAAGGAGGAGTTTGGAAGACTTTCCACCAAAGGTTGGGGAATTTCTGAAAGTGTTACTGAAACATTGTaaagaacattttatttcatatcaTTCCATTGTGAATGGATTACTTATAAGtccttttgttttcacagtaaCAAGCATCAAGGTCATTCCTCCGCCTGAATCCAAGACAAGGGAAGACTTTTTACAATGTGAGTTCTATcatgtgtctcacacacacatacagactcagaaAGAAgtagagagacaggcagatagagTAAGACAGAGCTCAGAGGGACTCAGAAACAAAATCAGggctggaaagaaagaaagaaagaaagaaagaaagaaagaaagaaagaaagaaagaaagaaagaaagaaagaaagaaagaaagaaagaagtgagtATGAAAGTCAACATCAGTGACATCACGTTTAGTACTGAATGACGTCTTTTAAGGATATATGACCGGCGATTAGCTTTCAAAGacgcagaaagaaagagaaagagagacagagagagttttaaagTAAGCTGAATATTGCATTTCATTGGTGCTGTTCTATTAATGTCACTGTAATGCTTGATTTCAGActttaattaacattttaacGTCCTgattatttacaatttacagttaacaatttggtatttggcaggcgcttttagccaaagcgacttacaatcagtgcatcagtcggattcctaatacctcataagcagagatcacaataagactgagcgtcagtTTACCCCTTCGAATTGCTCtgctggaatactttgacaaacatagatacaagacaaggttttttttttgtttgtttgttttttttatgtaaggaagggaggttaggcagtaaTCCAATGGTAATCCATCACTAGACtaaatctttgtgtgaaaataAGGTTTTGTatgtgatgaatgaaaaatgaatgagaatctatatttaaattaaaagtaACTGACTTTAATAcattcagctctttttttttttttttattcctcaactccaccagattcctgtgatctcacactggatcccaacacagtaaataagtacctttgtctgtctgaggggaacagaatggtgacacacagtaaaaaagcCCGGTCATACGATCATCACCCGGACAGATTTGATTATTATGTGGCGGTgctgtgtagagagagtgtgtctacACGCTCTTACTGGGAGGTTGAGTGGAGTCGAAACTGGAAGGATGAAGAGGATGGGTTATATGTGGCAGTATCATATAAAGGCTTGGGTAGGAAGGGAGGGAGTAATGAATGTAGGTTTGGATATAATGATCAGTCCTGGACCTTGGTCCGCTCTGTCTCAAGCtactcattcatacacaataGTAAAGTGACTAAACTTCCTACACttcccagttcctccagaataggagtgtatgtggaccacagggcaggaatTCTGTCCTTCTACGAGGtgtctgacacaatgaccctcctccacagagtccacaccacattcactcagcacCTCTATCCTGGGTTTAGCGTCTGGGGAGGATCAAATGTCAGGTTATGTCACcatccaaaatgaataaaaacagaaactagAATACAGATATGATCATAATATCAAATAACTGTTTAGTATTTTCAGATGACAAACATGATGTAGTTCATTATGGATGGAGGTGGTAGTGAAGGAGTGCTGTTATTGTAGCTGAGATTAGTCTAATGATCATCCTCTGATTCTTCTCTACATGTTTTCTGGTGAGATCTCTGAAGTGCTGGCTGGGAGGTTTCTCTTACAGACTGTGTTGATTTTGTCCTGAGTAAATCACTTTGTGAATCTTAATGTGAACCCATTAATGAGAGTTTACATTTGAATCAGAGACAGGGGGTTTTGTACTGACCAGTAAAATCATCATACTTTATTTGTGGTTTAGTTCTGCTGGAGAACATTTTCTTATTGAAAgaaaattcaataaaacatcacaactaccaatatgacagtgtgtgtatgttatcaAAACTagatttgctctctctctctctgtctctctctttcacacacacacacacacacacacaaacaactgtaACCTCCGcacccctgtctctcactctctttcataaacaaacacatttgtagAATCATAGCAGatacacagactctctctttctctctctctcgctctctaaaacacacacacacacacacacacacacacacacacagatgaatgtaCAAACGAGATCCATGCTTAATTtttcacacacaggcagaaatACTAACCACCAGAGGCTGGTCAGTGACAAAGTgtaagagacagatgagtatGGTGGGAACTCTACTGGGTCAGTGACTGTAAGCATTTTCACAGCACGTTTAATATTAGGTTAGGAACAAGAAGAACCGAAATTTATAATTAGTACTAAGAGTGGCTGTGTAAGGATCTAGAAAAACATGTAAATTGAAAGGTATGGGAGGTAATGAAGAACTGGAGAAATTCccagctcagaaaaaaaaaaaaactaaatggtAAATTGCATGGCTTTGACCACCTACGTTTTAAGATAATGATGTTTATCAATAATCAGTATTGGAACCAAGAAGCTAAAAGTTGGCTAAGTGTGGAAGTGAATAAGCATGCCTTGAGGTGCAAGGGGCCTGGTGGCTATGTGGACTGTGTTGGGGGaattgtgggagagactcccaggtctgggccagataagaccgagtcccttctccacactcagtgctctactccctatactaagttcttctcttttaaaaaataaagtctaagtttcaaaaagcagtcaaagtcttcaggagtctgatgcagtgtaagtttattgcattcaacagtgaatcaaaatacaacaaactgagtcaggtcccagggagtgactaaatataatacagaaactcatgcacttatatctggaatttttacctgcatgctaaatctaagtaaccaataaacgcataatacggttgtatggtaacaccccttacatcatcggtATTTTGCATTGTCCAACCCAtttgcttccagaaatttccccagattttcccaAAATTCGTTATTCCATACGCCATTATTTCCGGAGTGTCCttatttggttaaataaaaaataatattcaaccgtgtcctcagtTTACCTCGAGTACCCATCCGTTTCCCCAATTTCACCCcagacactttacccttaatgcaggtgttaattATCAGGCGTTGGGCTAGCTCATGCGAACCGGATGCTGAAGCAGCTGCATCCCAACCATTGCTTATGTTTTCTTATCACTATcttagattttaccctttttactttgccttcatgttttgctacccttgcattttcccttttttgtacGCCGAGGCCTTCTTCTGTTAactttcaacttacagaggccttctcccaTCTTAGAGGCCTTCTCTCATCTTAGAGGCCTTCTCATTTTTCCAACATTCCCCCCTTTGTGACTTTTAAGTCACATCTTACCTGTGATATTTGTCATACAACGCATACATAGTCCATTATAGTTCGTTacacaaaaagtaaaatgaattgTTATATAATGCAGCTCTGTCCCTTCTTTCTGTTGACCATAATCGTCCCGCTCCGGCAGCAAGACGCTGTCCAGGGAACTTAAGTGATCACCTAAGCGGTGACTATCACTTGGAGGATTACAATCAGCAGAAATAACACGAAGTGGAAAACATCCCCTCCCTTTTATCTGGGAGTGGGTAAAAGCCACTCTGTGTTTCTATCCCTAGCATATGAGTTAACTATTTACATTGTAAACAGAGACCCTTTTCGGCAACGGCCAGATTCTCGGTGACAATTCTGGCTCTCTGAGCGTATACAAACTATGATTAgtcaattaaaatgtttaacaacGATTACAGGGACCCGGCTCAAATGTCAATTAAACAGTTAACAAACAGACATCATATGTGATGTTTTGGTTCTCTTCAACCCAGATACTTTGCGTATCGTAGAGGGTCATCACTGTGGAGAGGTTACTAGCACTTACGACGCACAGTGATGTGGATCTTCTCCCTCGATGACTCATTTTCCtcgttgttattgttttctga
This window encodes:
- the LOC115813597 gene encoding tripartite motif-containing protein 16-like isoform X3, whose amino-acid sequence is MAETSIPVCEDQFMCPVCLDLLKDPVAIPCGHSYCMDCIKGCWDQDDQKGVYSCPQCREIFRPRPALRKNTMLAELVAKLNRTGGQATPVVRSVEPEDVVCDSCIGKKEKALKTCLTCLASYCETHVQPHFESLAFQKHTLVKATTPLKDQICSTHNKAIELWCQTDQKFLCYICMVDEHNGHKIVSVAAERAERQRHVGETRRKSQQRIKEREKKLQELRQAVASVRRSAQAAVEDSERIFTELIRSIEKRRREMTELIRDQEKSELSRAEGVLERLEQEIVDLRRRDTELEQLSHTEDHIHFLKTFSSVCASPGSEDFPCITVSPHLSFEDVGRSISQLKERLESFCKEEFGRLSTKVTSIKVIPPPESKTREDFLQYSCDLTLDPNTVNKYLCLSEGNRMVTHSKKARSYDHHPDRFDYYVAVLCRESVSTRSYWEVEWSRNWKDEEDGLYVAVSYKGLGRKGGSNECRFGYNDQSWTLVRSVSSYSFIHNSKVTKLPTLPSSSRIGVYVDHRAGILSFYEVSDTMTLLHRVHTTFTQHLYPGFSVWGGSNVRLCHHPK
- the LOC115813597 gene encoding tripartite motif-containing protein 16-like isoform X4 — its product is MAETSIPVCEDQFMCPVCLDLLKDPVAIPCGHSYCMDCIKGCWDQDDQKGVYSCPQCREIFRPRPALRKNTMLAELVAKLNRTGGQATPVVRSVEPEDVVCDSCIGKKEKALKTCLTCLASYCETHVQPHFESLAFQKHTLVKATTPLKDQICSTHNKAIELWCQTDQKFLCYICMVDEHNGHKIVSVAAERAERQRHVGETRRKSQQRIKEREKKLQELRQAVASVRRSAQAAVEDSERIFTELIRSIEKRRREMTELIRDQEKSELSRAEGVLERLEQEIVDLRRRDTELEQLSHTEDHIHFLKTFSSVCASPGSEDFPCITVSPHLSFEDVGRSISQLKERLESFCKEDIKVIPPPESKTREDFLQYSCDLTLDPNTVNKYLCLSEGNRMVTHSKKARSYDHHPDRFDYYVAVLCRESVSTRSYWEVEWSRNWKDEEDGLYVAVSYKGLGRKGGSNECRFGYNDQSWTLVRSVSSYSFIHNSKVTKLPTLPSSSRIGVYVDHRAGILSFYEVSDTMTLLHRVHTTFTQHLYPGFSVWGGSNVRLCHHPK
- the LOC115813597 gene encoding tripartite motif-containing protein 16-like isoform X1; translation: MAETSIPVCEDQFMCPVCLDLLKDPVAIPCGHSYCMDCIKGCWDQDDQKGVYSCPQCREIFRPRPALRKNTMLAELVAKLNRTGGQATPVVRSVEPEDVVCDSCIGKKEKALKTCLTCLASYCETHVQPHFESLAFQKHTLVKATTPLKDQICSTHNKAIELWCQTDQKFLCYICMVDEHNGHKIVSVAAERAERQRHVGETRRKSQQRIKEREKKLQELRQAVASVRRSAQAAVEDSERIFTELIRSIEKRRREMTELIRDQEKSELSRAEGVLERLEQEIVDLRRRDTELEQLSHTEDHIHFLKTFSSVCASPGSEDFPCITVSPHLSFEDVGRSISQLKERLESFCKEEFGRLSTKEHFISYHSIVNGLLISPFVFTVTSIKVIPPPESKTREDFLQYSCDLTLDPNTVNKYLCLSEGNRMVTHSKKARSYDHHPDRFDYYVAVLCRESVSTRSYWEVEWSRNWKDEEDGLYVAVSYKGLGRKGGSNECRFGYNDQSWTLVRSVSSYSFIHNSKVTKLPTLPSSSRIGVYVDHRAGILSFYEVSDTMTLLHRVHTTFTQHLYPGFSVWGGSNVRLCHHPK
- the LOC115813597 gene encoding tripartite motif-containing protein 16-like isoform X2, with the translated sequence MAETSIPVCEDQFMCPVCLDLLKDPVAIPCGHSYCMDCIKGCWDQDDQKGVYSCPQCREIFRPRPALRKNTMLAELVAKLNRTGGQATPVVRSVEPEDVVCDSCIGKKEKALKTCLTCLASYCETHVQPHFESLAFQKHTLVKATTPLKDQICSTHNKAIELWCQTDQKFLCYICMVDEHNGHKIVSVAAERAERQRHVGETRRKSQQRIKEREKKLQELRQAVASVRRSAQAAVEDSERIFTELIRSIEKRRREMTELIRDQEKSELSRAEGVLERLEQEIVDLRRRDTELEQLSHTEDHIHFLKTFSSVCASPGSEDFPCITVSPHLSFEDVGRSISQLKERLESFCKEEFGRLSTKGWGISEITSIKVIPPPESKTREDFLQYSCDLTLDPNTVNKYLCLSEGNRMVTHSKKARSYDHHPDRFDYYVAVLCRESVSTRSYWEVEWSRNWKDEEDGLYVAVSYKGLGRKGGSNECRFGYNDQSWTLVRSVSSYSFIHNSKVTKLPTLPSSSRIGVYVDHRAGILSFYEVSDTMTLLHRVHTTFTQHLYPGFSVWGGSNVRLCHHPK